The genome window GAACAAAGGTCAAAAGACCGACTATGGCGTTCTTGCCGCCGGAGGTGCTGCGGCAATCCTTGCCTCGACTTGTTGCCTCGGACCTTTAGTTCTTGTACTGCTGGGTTTCAGCGGTGCGTGGATTGGGAATCTGACTCGTCTGGAGCCTTACCGCCCTTATTTCTTATTGGGAGCTATCATTGCGCTCGTCTTTGCAGCGCGCCGTATCTTCCGATCTGCTAGTGCGTGCAAACCGGATGAAGTTTGCGCCCTGCCGAGAACGCGTCGTCTCTATAAGCTGTTGTTCGGAATCACCGTTCTGCTTGTGCTGGTTGCAGTCGCATTTCCGTATGTCGCCAAATTCTTCTACTGAGTGTTCGCTATCGAGGAGGTAATAACCTTGAAGACTTTCAAGTGTACCGTCACTGTTCTATCCGCTCTTTTGCTCGCCGTCCCAGCCTGGGCCGCCACACGCACGGCTACGCTCGATGTTCCAGGTATGACCTGTTCGACGTGCCCCATTACCGTCAAAAAGGCGCTGAACAGGGTCGCGGGAGTCTCGAAAGTGGATGTCAGGTTTGAAAAGAAATTGGCCGTGGTCACTTACGACGATGCCAAAACCAACGTGCAGGCCCTTGTCAAAGCCACGACCGATGTTGGCTTTCCCTCCACACCGGAGATACCGCGCAAGTAAGGAAAGGAGGAATGTAGGGTGAACGCGGATAATTGCACAACAAAGGATCTCGTCGTTAGTCGAAGCTCAATCAGGCTTTGGTATTTACCTGCGGTCCTTGTATTGACCGGATTGGCTTGGCAGCAGGGGCGAATCTGGCTCTGCTTCCCGGCATTCACAGTGATGGGAATAGCATGTCTTGCCAATGCTGCCCGGTGCGGACGACTCCATTGCTACGTGACCGGCCCTCTTTTTCTTGTCGTAGCTCTCTATGTTCTGCTCGCCGCATTCCAATTTGTGCCAATGTAT of Acidicapsa ligni contains these proteins:
- the merT gene encoding mercuric ion transporter MerT, producing MNKGQKTDYGVLAAGGAAAILASTCCLGPLVLVLLGFSGAWIGNLTRLEPYRPYFLLGAIIALVFAARRIFRSASACKPDEVCALPRTRRLYKLLFGITVLLVLVAVAFPYVAKFFY
- the merP gene encoding mercury resistance system periplasmic binding protein MerP, giving the protein MKTFKCTVTVLSALLLAVPAWAATRTATLDVPGMTCSTCPITVKKALNRVAGVSKVDVRFEKKLAVVTYDDAKTNVQALVKATTDVGFPSTPEIPRK